A genomic region of Papaver somniferum cultivar HN1 chromosome 7, ASM357369v1, whole genome shotgun sequence contains the following coding sequences:
- the LOC113297752 gene encoding PTI1-like tyrosine-protein kinase At3g15890 isoform X2 translates to MGSSSSCCAGEKVDEGGGFSPNVGAHGWRIFTYKELNAATNGFSEDNKLGEGGFGSVYWGKTSDGLQFASEVQLDWKRRMDVIIGSAEGLLYLHQEVTPHIIHRDIKASNVLLDSNFDPLVADFGFAKLIPDGYLAPEYAMFGRVSESCDVYSLGILVLEILTGRKPIERLPGGVKRTITEWAEPYIMKGRFKDLADPKLRGNFDINQLKQAINVAALCVQTDPENRPNMKEVVKFLKGSDGKDKILEMRIDSVKYRDDQGTTDDDNDNDNVDRRGKVVGDESDGYGVFGAMEIQKMNDPYVRKNDGSKRIFG, encoded by the exons ATGGGTTCATCTTCAAGTTGCTGTGCTGGTGAGAAGGTTGATGAGGGTGGAGG ATTTTCACCAAATGTGGGTGCCCATGGTTGGAGGATATTCACGTACAAGGAACTGAATGCTGCGACAAATGGATTCAGTGAAGATAACAAGCTCGGGGAAGGAGGCTTTGGCAGTGTTTACTGGGGAAAAACCTCTGATGGTCTTCAG TTTGCAAGTGAAGTTCAACTGGACTGGAAAAGGAGAATGGATGTGATTATTGGTTCAGCTGAAGGCCTTTT GTACTTGCACCAAGAAGTGACACCCCATATAATTCACAGAGACATAAAAGCTAGTAATGTACTCTTAGATTCAAATTTCGATCCGTTAGTGGCTGATTTTGGGTTTGCCAAGTTAATCCCGGATGGTTATCTAGCACCGGAATACGCAATGTTTGGTAGAGTATCCGAGAGCTGTGATGTCTACAGTTTAGGTATCCTTGTACTGGAGATTCTCACAGGAAGAAAGCCCATAGAGAGATTGCCCGGAGGAGTAAAGAGAACCATCACGGAATGGGCTGAACCGTATATAATGAAAGGAAGGTTTAAAGACTTGGCTGATCCAAAATTACGTGGGAATTTCGATATAAACCAATTGAAACAAGCGATAAATGTCGCAGCATTGTGCGTTCAAACTGACCCCGAGAATCgacctaatatgaaagaagttgtcAAGTTTCTTAAGGGTTCTGATGGCAAAGATAAAATATTGGAAATGAGAATTGATAGTGTCAAGTATAGAGATGATCAAGGAACTACTGATGATGATAACGACAATGACAATGTGGATCGAAGAGGCAAAGTTGTTGGAGACGAAAGCGATGGGTATGGTGTTTTTGGTGCAATGGAGATACAAAAGATGAATGATCCTTACGTGAGGAAAAACGATGGAAGTAAAAGGATATTTGGGTGA
- the LOC113297750 gene encoding probable receptor-like serine/threonine-protein kinase At5g57670 isoform X2, which yields MISPNPTKILIGISLNADVSKQLLSLAIQLAARPDDTIVAFHALANKKSSKKVESTKKISNRTKLRLTRAFIISILGEYTEVCQSKQVHLEAKVGTSTSVVKGLIDEATSMRATFLIVGGGSNNQNPLSYRNALEISKSCLEHAPEGCSVLSIRRAQRSLELETEVPPIHEFRRSSSRWSLRRHFGTKSITINQNEAKFPTESIWEKPSPRAVLDGPEQEITSEIEEDDSSLGYSSISGSPPLSQTSRGRSNIWKNLTSFRHILSFRRPSFDGSKSCSHRENQPPSSSKCFSYDEISNATNDFHPDNMVGQGGYSEVYKGDLKDGRTIAVKRLSKDNTNEIKQKEFLIELGVLGHVNHPNTIHLIGCCIENGLHLVFNFSPNGSLESALHGGSCDILDWPVRRKIAVGAARGLHYLHKGCKHRIIHRDIKASNVLLGSNFEPQISDFGLAKWLPKDWNHYSAIPVEGTFGYLAPEYFMHGIVDEKTDVFAFGILLLEIITGRMPVDSSKKNLLAWARPLIESEDIAVLADPKLDGNYDVDQMYKLVLIASYCVRRSSLWRPSMDEVFQLLMDDEVQSGVVKSWGMSDYVVDEVDDSSSIDIDKLFPANQSFLDDC from the exons ATGATATCTCCCAATCCTACTAAAATACTAATTGGTATCTCCCTTAATGCCGACGTGAGCAAACAACTACTTTCGTTGGCGATCCAACTTGCAGCTCGTCCCGATGACACCATAGTTGCCTTTCATGCTCTTG CAAATAAAAAGTCATCAAAGAAGGTAGAATCTACCAAGAAGATATCTAATAGGACAAAGCTTCGCCTTACGAGAGCGTTTATCATATCAATTCTCGGAGAATATACCGAAGTATGTCAATCGAAGCAG GTGCATTTAGAAGCCAAAGTTGGAACTAGTACAAGCGTCGTGAAAGGACTAATTGATGAAGCAACATCGATGAGGGCTACCTTTCTCATTGTTGGAGGAGGCtcaaacaaccaaaacccattatCATATAG AAATGCACTCGAAATATCAAAGTCTTGCTTGGAACACGCTCCTGAGGGTTGTTCCGTGCTATCAATACGACGAGCTCAGCGGAGTTTGGAGTTAGAGACTGAAGTCCCACCAATTCATG AATTTCGCCGGTCGAGCTCGAGATGGTCACTCCGAAGGCATTTTGGAACGAAGTCTATTACTATAAACCAAAACGAGGCTAAATTCCCAACTGAAAGCATCTGGGAGAAGCCTTCACCCAGAGCTGTTCTTGATGGACCAGAACAGGAAATAACATCTGAAATAGAGGAAGATGACTCTAGTCTTGGATATTCTAGCATCAGCGGATCTCCTCCACTGTCACAAACTTCGCGAGGTCGATCCAATATTTGGAAAAATTTAACATCATTCAggcacatattgtcatttcgccGACCTTCGTTTGATGGAAGTAAGAGCTGTTCTCACAGAGAAAACCAGCCTCCTTCGTCATCCAAGTGCTTTAGCTATGATGAGATATCAAATGCTACAAATGACTTTCACCCAG ATAATATGGTTGGACAAGGAGGATACTCAGAAGTTTATAAAGGTGATCTAAAAGATGGACGAACCATAGCAGTTAAGAGACTATCGAAAGACAACACTAATGAGATTAAACAGAAAGAGTTTCTTATAGAACTGGGTGTACTAGGCCATGTCAATCATCCCAACACAATACACTTGATTGGTTGCTGCATTGAAAACGGGCTTCATTTGGTTTTCAATTTCTCTCCAAATGGTAGTTTGGAGTCGGCATTGCACG GTGGAAGCTGCGATATTCTCGATTGGCCAGTTCGGCGCAAGATTGCCGTTGGAGCGGCTAGAGGCTTGCATTATCTACATAAAGGCTGCAAACATCGCATAATTCATCGTGATATAAAAGCTTCAAATGTACTTCTTGGGAGCAATTTTGAACCACAG ATTTCAGATTTTGGACTTGCAAAATGGCTTCCTAAGGATTGGAATCATTACTCAGCGATTCCAGTAGAGGGTACATTTGGTTACCTAGCACCGGAATATTTTATGCATGGTATTGTTGATGAAAAAACCGACGTTTTTGCCTTTGGAATTCTTCTGCTGGAGATTATAACTGGTCGAATGCCTGTCGACTCGtcaaagaaaaatcttcttgCCTGGGCAAGACCACTTATCGAGTCTGAAGATATTGCGGTACTGGCAGATCCAAAACTTGACGGAAACTATGACGTCGATCAAATGTACAAATTAGTTCTAATAGCTTCATATTGTGTTCGAAGATCATCATTATGGCGCCCATCGATGGATGAG GTGTTCCAACTTCTAATGGATGACGAGGTACAATCCGGAGTTGTAAAGAGCTGGGGAATGTCAGATTACGTGGTTGACGAGGTTGATGATTCCAGTAGCATCGATATCGATAAACTGTTTCCAGCTAATCAAAGTTTCTTGGATGATTGTTAA
- the LOC113297752 gene encoding PTI1-like tyrosine-protein kinase At3g15890 isoform X1, producing MGSSSSCCAGEKVDEGGGFSPNVGAHGWRIFTYKELNAATNGFSEDNKLGEGGFGSVYWGKTSDGLQIAVKKLKAMNLKAEMEFAVEVEVLGRVRHKNLLGLRGYCAGTDQRLIVYDYMPNLSLLSHLPGQFASEVQLDWKRRMDVIIGSAEGLLYLHQEVTPHIIHRDIKASNVLLDSNFDPLVADFGFAKLIPDGYLAPEYAMFGRVSESCDVYSLGILVLEILTGRKPIERLPGGVKRTITEWAEPYIMKGRFKDLADPKLRGNFDINQLKQAINVAALCVQTDPENRPNMKEVVKFLKGSDGKDKILEMRIDSVKYRDDQGTTDDDNDNDNVDRRGKVVGDESDGYGVFGAMEIQKMNDPYVRKNDGSKRIFG from the exons ATGGGTTCATCTTCAAGTTGCTGTGCTGGTGAGAAGGTTGATGAGGGTGGAGG ATTTTCACCAAATGTGGGTGCCCATGGTTGGAGGATATTCACGTACAAGGAACTGAATGCTGCGACAAATGGATTCAGTGAAGATAACAAGCTCGGGGAAGGAGGCTTTGGCAGTGTTTACTGGGGAAAAACCTCTGATGGTCTTCAG ATTGCTGTGAAAAAGTTAAAAGCCATGAACTTAAAGGCGGAGATGGAATTTGCTGTGGAAGTTGAAGTTCTTGGACGAGTTCGGCACAAAAACCTGCTTGGTCTTAGGGGTTACTGTGCCGGAACAGACCAACGACTTATAGTTTATGATTACATGCCAAATCTTAGCTTGCTATCTCATCTACCTGGCCAGTTTGCAAGTGAAGTTCAACTGGACTGGAAAAGGAGAATGGATGTGATTATTGGTTCAGCTGAAGGCCTTTT GTACTTGCACCAAGAAGTGACACCCCATATAATTCACAGAGACATAAAAGCTAGTAATGTACTCTTAGATTCAAATTTCGATCCGTTAGTGGCTGATTTTGGGTTTGCCAAGTTAATCCCGGATGGTTATCTAGCACCGGAATACGCAATGTTTGGTAGAGTATCCGAGAGCTGTGATGTCTACAGTTTAGGTATCCTTGTACTGGAGATTCTCACAGGAAGAAAGCCCATAGAGAGATTGCCCGGAGGAGTAAAGAGAACCATCACGGAATGGGCTGAACCGTATATAATGAAAGGAAGGTTTAAAGACTTGGCTGATCCAAAATTACGTGGGAATTTCGATATAAACCAATTGAAACAAGCGATAAATGTCGCAGCATTGTGCGTTCAAACTGACCCCGAGAATCgacctaatatgaaagaagttgtcAAGTTTCTTAAGGGTTCTGATGGCAAAGATAAAATATTGGAAATGAGAATTGATAGTGTCAAGTATAGAGATGATCAAGGAACTACTGATGATGATAACGACAATGACAATGTGGATCGAAGAGGCAAAGTTGTTGGAGACGAAAGCGATGGGTATGGTGTTTTTGGTGCAATGGAGATACAAAAGATGAATGATCCTTACGTGAGGAAAAACGATGGAAGTAAAAGGATATTTGGGTGA
- the LOC113297750 gene encoding probable receptor-like serine/threonine-protein kinase At5g57670 isoform X1: MISPNPTKILIGISLNADVSKQLLSLAIQLAARPDDTIVAFHALVAANKKSSKKVESTKKISNRTKLRLTRAFIISILGEYTEVCQSKQVHLEAKVGTSTSVVKGLIDEATSMRATFLIVGGGSNNQNPLSYRNALEISKSCLEHAPEGCSVLSIRRAQRSLELETEVPPIHEFRRSSSRWSLRRHFGTKSITINQNEAKFPTESIWEKPSPRAVLDGPEQEITSEIEEDDSSLGYSSISGSPPLSQTSRGRSNIWKNLTSFRHILSFRRPSFDGSKSCSHRENQPPSSSKCFSYDEISNATNDFHPDNMVGQGGYSEVYKGDLKDGRTIAVKRLSKDNTNEIKQKEFLIELGVLGHVNHPNTIHLIGCCIENGLHLVFNFSPNGSLESALHGGSCDILDWPVRRKIAVGAARGLHYLHKGCKHRIIHRDIKASNVLLGSNFEPQISDFGLAKWLPKDWNHYSAIPVEGTFGYLAPEYFMHGIVDEKTDVFAFGILLLEIITGRMPVDSSKKNLLAWARPLIESEDIAVLADPKLDGNYDVDQMYKLVLIASYCVRRSSLWRPSMDEVFQLLMDDEVQSGVVKSWGMSDYVVDEVDDSSSIDIDKLFPANQSFLDDC, encoded by the exons ATGATATCTCCCAATCCTACTAAAATACTAATTGGTATCTCCCTTAATGCCGACGTGAGCAAACAACTACTTTCGTTGGCGATCCAACTTGCAGCTCGTCCCGATGACACCATAGTTGCCTTTCATGCTCTTG TTGCAGCAAATAAAAAGTCATCAAAGAAGGTAGAATCTACCAAGAAGATATCTAATAGGACAAAGCTTCGCCTTACGAGAGCGTTTATCATATCAATTCTCGGAGAATATACCGAAGTATGTCAATCGAAGCAG GTGCATTTAGAAGCCAAAGTTGGAACTAGTACAAGCGTCGTGAAAGGACTAATTGATGAAGCAACATCGATGAGGGCTACCTTTCTCATTGTTGGAGGAGGCtcaaacaaccaaaacccattatCATATAG AAATGCACTCGAAATATCAAAGTCTTGCTTGGAACACGCTCCTGAGGGTTGTTCCGTGCTATCAATACGACGAGCTCAGCGGAGTTTGGAGTTAGAGACTGAAGTCCCACCAATTCATG AATTTCGCCGGTCGAGCTCGAGATGGTCACTCCGAAGGCATTTTGGAACGAAGTCTATTACTATAAACCAAAACGAGGCTAAATTCCCAACTGAAAGCATCTGGGAGAAGCCTTCACCCAGAGCTGTTCTTGATGGACCAGAACAGGAAATAACATCTGAAATAGAGGAAGATGACTCTAGTCTTGGATATTCTAGCATCAGCGGATCTCCTCCACTGTCACAAACTTCGCGAGGTCGATCCAATATTTGGAAAAATTTAACATCATTCAggcacatattgtcatttcgccGACCTTCGTTTGATGGAAGTAAGAGCTGTTCTCACAGAGAAAACCAGCCTCCTTCGTCATCCAAGTGCTTTAGCTATGATGAGATATCAAATGCTACAAATGACTTTCACCCAG ATAATATGGTTGGACAAGGAGGATACTCAGAAGTTTATAAAGGTGATCTAAAAGATGGACGAACCATAGCAGTTAAGAGACTATCGAAAGACAACACTAATGAGATTAAACAGAAAGAGTTTCTTATAGAACTGGGTGTACTAGGCCATGTCAATCATCCCAACACAATACACTTGATTGGTTGCTGCATTGAAAACGGGCTTCATTTGGTTTTCAATTTCTCTCCAAATGGTAGTTTGGAGTCGGCATTGCACG GTGGAAGCTGCGATATTCTCGATTGGCCAGTTCGGCGCAAGATTGCCGTTGGAGCGGCTAGAGGCTTGCATTATCTACATAAAGGCTGCAAACATCGCATAATTCATCGTGATATAAAAGCTTCAAATGTACTTCTTGGGAGCAATTTTGAACCACAG ATTTCAGATTTTGGACTTGCAAAATGGCTTCCTAAGGATTGGAATCATTACTCAGCGATTCCAGTAGAGGGTACATTTGGTTACCTAGCACCGGAATATTTTATGCATGGTATTGTTGATGAAAAAACCGACGTTTTTGCCTTTGGAATTCTTCTGCTGGAGATTATAACTGGTCGAATGCCTGTCGACTCGtcaaagaaaaatcttcttgCCTGGGCAAGACCACTTATCGAGTCTGAAGATATTGCGGTACTGGCAGATCCAAAACTTGACGGAAACTATGACGTCGATCAAATGTACAAATTAGTTCTAATAGCTTCATATTGTGTTCGAAGATCATCATTATGGCGCCCATCGATGGATGAG GTGTTCCAACTTCTAATGGATGACGAGGTACAATCCGGAGTTGTAAAGAGCTGGGGAATGTCAGATTACGTGGTTGACGAGGTTGATGATTCCAGTAGCATCGATATCGATAAACTGTTTCCAGCTAATCAAAGTTTCTTGGATGATTGTTAA